The following are from one region of the Thiocapsa rosea genome:
- a CDS encoding ExeA family protein, with translation MTKEVRDVKNVVVRKRVRAWAQEGAGNAPDTGVAGESREDATNSTVGNHSMPMNHLKESLEPEHLRHFGLAADPFFDLNDPGDIWRNDRLKLVRAKLEQAIEHQEIAVVTGNFGAGKSTILRHCLGALARRGRVRIITPDRLNRREMTGDMLTAGILDELASDERRPREVVKRDRLAKRLLSQAIERGERPVLVIDEAHDLRDQVIISLKRLWDSGLFLRTLAIVLVGAGGKDEAGRSWGLRWELESNPDLREFSERTRLIDLGRMVDDLPDYLAWRFGRVGVELGAVFEGLAVTDLVERARTPQLLNTLAVKAMKAAYIDGHRRVMAHHVGAVH, from the coding sequence ATGACGAAGGAGGTTCGTGACGTGAAGAACGTCGTGGTGCGAAAGCGCGTCCGGGCGTGGGCGCAAGAGGGGGCCGGCAACGCCCCCGATACGGGCGTTGCCGGCGAGAGTCGAGAAGATGCAACCAACTCAACCGTGGGAAACCATAGCATGCCGATGAACCATCTTAAAGAATCCCTGGAGCCTGAGCACCTCAGGCACTTCGGGCTCGCCGCGGATCCGTTCTTCGATCTCAACGACCCCGGCGATATCTGGCGGAACGACCGCCTGAAGCTGGTGCGTGCGAAGCTCGAGCAGGCGATCGAGCACCAGGAGATCGCGGTCGTCACGGGCAATTTCGGGGCCGGCAAGAGCACGATCCTGAGGCATTGTCTCGGGGCGTTGGCGCGGCGCGGGCGGGTGCGGATCATTACTCCGGACCGTCTGAATCGGCGCGAAATGACCGGCGACATGTTGACAGCCGGGATCTTGGACGAGCTGGCCAGCGATGAGCGTAGGCCCCGTGAGGTGGTCAAGCGCGACCGCCTCGCCAAACGGTTGTTGAGTCAGGCGATCGAGCGCGGAGAGCGGCCGGTCCTGGTGATCGACGAGGCCCACGATCTGCGCGACCAAGTGATCATCAGTCTCAAGCGGTTGTGGGACTCCGGGCTATTCTTGCGGACGCTGGCGATCGTGTTGGTCGGTGCCGGCGGTAAGGACGAGGCCGGGCGCTCGTGGGGGTTGCGCTGGGAGCTGGAATCCAATCCGGATCTCAGGGAGTTCTCGGAGCGGACGCGTCTGATCGATCTGGGGCGCATGGTCGACGACCTGCCGGACTATCTGGCGTGGCGGTTCGGGCGCGTCGGGGTGGAGCTCGGGGCGGTGTTCGAGGGGCTTGCCGTCACGGACCTGGTCGAGCGCGCGCGCACACCCCAGCTGCTCAACACGTTGGCGGTGAAGGCAATGAAAGCGGCATACATCGACGGCCATCGGCGGGTCATGGCGCATCACGTGGGAGCCGTGCACTGA
- a CDS encoding DDE-type integrase/transposase/recombinase: MTDPQTDLQHDIALFRYGVIAELVQWPKEEKGLYEAIQTKAERDYAIPGSTRTRVAAETIRDWLKAYRRGGFEALLPKPRADRGQVRRLPANVVEALLAAKEANPQLSVQLVIRAVRRRPEVPPDLPLPPSTVHRLLARHGLMDTAKTASQTQDRRRFAFEQAGELWMSDVMHGPAVVVGERVKRKTYLIAFIDDATRVIPYASFALSENTRTFLPVLAQAILRRGLPQKLYVDNGANYRSKQLALVCAKLGIALIHARPYQPQGKGKIERWFKTVRAQLLTRLTDADTASLAALNRRLAGWIEGEYHHTPHRGLDGATPLEQWARTGAAVRFPEPGLDLADLFLHEAVRKVQKDRTVSLHGVVYEVDAALVGENITLRYDPDAPPERPIQVCFEGRAHDPARPVQTYANCFVKRDRPSRTLAVDGPVPEPAPSALRLRELPEADADTLEGR; the protein is encoded by the coding sequence ATGACCGATCCGCAGACCGATCTTCAGCACGACATCGCCCTGTTTCGCTACGGGGTGATTGCCGAACTCGTGCAGTGGCCCAAGGAAGAGAAAGGCCTCTACGAGGCGATCCAGACCAAGGCCGAGCGCGACTACGCCATTCCGGGCAGCACCCGCACCCGGGTCGCCGCCGAGACCATCCGCGATTGGCTCAAGGCCTATCGGCGCGGCGGCTTCGAGGCCCTTCTGCCCAAGCCGCGTGCCGATCGCGGTCAGGTGCGCCGCCTGCCCGCGAACGTGGTCGAGGCGCTGCTCGCCGCCAAGGAGGCCAACCCGCAGCTGTCGGTGCAGTTGGTGATCCGCGCGGTGCGCCGGCGCCCCGAGGTCCCGCCCGATCTGCCGTTGCCGCCCTCCACCGTGCATCGCCTGCTCGCCCGTCATGGCCTGATGGACACGGCCAAGACGGCGAGTCAGACGCAGGACCGGCGCCGCTTTGCCTTCGAGCAGGCCGGGGAGCTGTGGATGAGCGACGTCATGCACGGTCCGGCCGTGGTGGTCGGGGAGCGGGTCAAACGCAAGACCTACCTGATCGCCTTCATCGACGATGCGACCCGGGTGATTCCCTACGCGAGTTTCGCCCTCTCGGAGAACACCCGGACCTTTCTGCCGGTGCTCGCGCAGGCGATCCTGCGCCGTGGCTTGCCGCAGAAGCTCTATGTCGACAACGGCGCCAATTATCGCTCCAAGCAGCTGGCCCTGGTTTGCGCCAAGCTCGGCATCGCGCTGATCCATGCCCGGCCCTATCAACCGCAAGGCAAGGGCAAGATCGAGCGCTGGTTCAAAACGGTCCGTGCGCAGCTGTTGACCCGGCTGACCGATGCCGATACCGCCAGCCTCGCGGCGCTCAACCGCCGCCTCGCCGGCTGGATCGAGGGCGAGTATCACCACACCCCGCATCGCGGCCTGGACGGCGCCACGCCGCTCGAGCAGTGGGCGCGCACCGGGGCCGCGGTGCGCTTTCCCGAGCCCGGCCTGGACCTGGCGGATCTGTTCCTGCACGAGGCGGTGCGCAAGGTGCAGAAGGACCGCACGGTCAGCCTCCACGGGGTGGTCTACGAGGTCGACGCCGCCTTGGTCGGGGAGAACATCACCCTGCGCTACGATCCGGACGCACCGCCCGAGCGGCCGATTCAGGTCTGCTTCGAGGGCCGCGCGCACGACCCGGCCCGTCCGGTCCAGACGTATGCGAACTGTTTCGTCAAACGCGATCGTCCCTCGCGCACCTTGGCCGTGGACGGACCGGTCCCCGAGCCCGCACCCTCGGCGCTGCGCCTGCGCGAACTGCCCGAGGCGGATGCCGACACCCTGGAGGGCCGCTGA
- a CDS encoding ExeA family protein, which produces MYRKHFALTAFPFDLTPPPDALFAAASLTEAAARLKHLLELRAIGLITGEAGSGKTTVCRKVAADLHPGLYRVFYIPLSTGNVMDMYKTIGWELGLPVERNRAAAFRTIRTEITRLSLEAKQRPVLIIDEAHHLRNEVLEDLRLLTNYQMDSENRLCLLLVGLTELRRRLSMAVHESLAQRIVVRHHVTGLTREELPDYLVHRLRLAGCELPLFEPPAVEALFQATRGMPRKVNRLAHYALTGAALEQARQVTAEHVQTAREEVAP; this is translated from the coding sequence ATGTACCGCAAACACTTCGCCCTCACGGCCTTTCCCTTCGATCTGACCCCGCCGCCGGATGCGCTGTTCGCCGCCGCCAGCCTCACCGAGGCCGCCGCACGTCTGAAGCATCTGCTGGAGCTGCGTGCCATCGGCCTGATCACCGGCGAGGCCGGCTCGGGCAAGACCACGGTCTGCCGCAAGGTCGCCGCCGATCTGCATCCGGGACTCTATCGGGTGTTCTACATTCCGCTGTCCACCGGCAACGTGATGGACATGTACAAGACCATCGGCTGGGAGCTCGGCCTGCCGGTGGAGCGCAACCGCGCGGCGGCCTTCCGCACCATCCGCACCGAGATCACCCGCTTGAGTCTGGAGGCCAAGCAACGCCCCGTCCTGATCATCGACGAGGCCCATCATCTGCGCAACGAGGTGCTCGAGGATCTGCGTCTGCTCACCAACTATCAGATGGATTCGGAGAATCGCCTGTGTCTGCTGTTGGTGGGACTCACGGAGCTGCGCCGGCGCTTGAGCATGGCGGTGCACGAGTCGCTCGCCCAGCGCATCGTGGTACGCCATCACGTGACCGGGCTGACCCGCGAGGAGCTGCCCGACTACCTCGTCCACCGTCTGCGCCTGGCCGGCTGCGAGCTGCCGCTGTTCGAACCACCCGCCGTGGAGGCGCTGTTCCAGGCCACCCGCGGCATGCCCCGCAAGGTCAATCGTCTGGCCCACTACGCGCTCACCGGTGCGGCCCTGGAACAGGCCCGCCAGGTCACCGCCGAGCACGTGCAGACTGCCCGCGAGGAGGTCGCCCCATGA
- a CDS encoding Mor transcription activator family protein, with translation MTDPHARHAPTPAEYGAAMDEWGWPRQFHGLVGYLADELSRPPAACAPEAARSWACRLAARLACEYRGDHLYIPKGDALDRLIRDARVHADYQVAPSADTVKAIALREGLTPIHTYRIIAAQRKLARRGGPAVAGAGEANA, from the coding sequence ATGACCGACCCGCATGCGCGCCACGCACCGACCCCCGCCGAGTACGGAGCAGCGATGGATGAGTGGGGCTGGCCTCGTCAGTTTCACGGCCTCGTGGGCTATCTCGCCGACGAGTTGAGTCGGCCACCCGCCGCGTGCGCGCCGGAGGCGGCGCGGAGCTGGGCCTGTCGGCTGGCTGCGCGCCTGGCCTGCGAGTACAGAGGCGACCACCTGTATATCCCGAAGGGGGACGCACTCGACCGGTTGATCCGCGACGCTCGGGTCCACGCGGATTACCAGGTGGCGCCGTCGGCCGACACTGTAAAGGCCATTGCTCTTCGCGAGGGGCTGACCCCGATCCACACCTACCGAATCATTGCCGCGCAACGCAAGCTGGCGCGCCGGGGCGGGCCTGCCGTCGCAGGCGCCGGGGAGGCGAACGCATGA
- a CDS encoding DUF935 domain-containing protein, whose protein sequence is MKTPKEAIAELLRRPARAAALVETQTEADEGDRAMVGNLKRELAEHPSRGLTPARLYQVLEAAEAGDLRQQHALFADMEEKDIVLAAALMRRKNATAGLEWQIVPPDNATLHERKAADHAAEVFSGLDVQSLVMDLGDAIGHGWVQLELPWTRDGAHRVPEQPTWREHGWFMTAPERPREIRLRDGTAEGEALWPLGWVSHRHRARSGYPARVGLHRALVWPYLFRNYALGDLAELLEILGIPARLGKYPRGATEKEKATLLRAVTSIGHSAAGIIPESMAIEYLEAAKADGDAHMVMIDWCDRSTTKAILGGTLTIGTDGSGTYALGRIHQESLDSLIASDARQYAETIRRDVLWPMVALNFGITDPRRAPRWYLDLDQVGDFKALAETLPTFVETGMKIPMWWFYEKSGIPRAAPGEPICQPVRSRAPQAVRQAPAPARAAASRSPAPVVERVADPMSAHAFGLSLLPYPIAVPADDGAPQPYKGKPS, encoded by the coding sequence ATGAAGACGCCCAAGGAGGCCATCGCCGAGTTGTTGCGGCGCCCGGCTCGGGCCGCGGCGCTCGTCGAGACCCAGACCGAGGCCGACGAGGGCGATCGCGCGATGGTCGGCAACCTCAAGCGCGAGCTCGCCGAGCACCCGAGCCGCGGACTGACCCCGGCACGGCTGTATCAGGTCCTCGAGGCCGCGGAAGCCGGCGACCTGCGCCAACAGCACGCCCTGTTCGCGGATATGGAGGAAAAGGACATCGTCCTAGCGGCGGCGCTCATGCGCCGGAAGAACGCGACGGCCGGTCTGGAGTGGCAGATCGTGCCGCCGGACAACGCCACCCTCCATGAGCGCAAAGCGGCAGACCATGCGGCGGAGGTGTTTTCCGGGCTGGATGTCCAGAGTCTGGTCATGGACCTCGGCGATGCGATCGGGCATGGCTGGGTCCAGCTTGAGCTGCCGTGGACTCGGGACGGCGCGCATCGCGTGCCCGAACAGCCGACATGGCGAGAGCACGGCTGGTTTATGACCGCGCCGGAGCGGCCCCGCGAGATTCGTCTGCGCGACGGCACGGCCGAGGGCGAAGCGCTGTGGCCGCTTGGTTGGGTGAGTCACCGGCACCGGGCGCGCTCGGGCTACCCGGCGCGCGTCGGGCTGCACCGTGCATTGGTGTGGCCGTACCTCTTTCGGAACTACGCGCTCGGGGATCTGGCGGAGCTGCTCGAAATTCTCGGGATCCCGGCCCGGCTGGGCAAGTACCCGCGCGGGGCGACCGAGAAGGAAAAGGCCACGCTGCTGCGGGCGGTCACGTCGATTGGGCATTCGGCCGCGGGCATCATTCCCGAGTCGATGGCGATCGAGTACCTCGAGGCCGCCAAAGCGGACGGGGATGCACACATGGTGATGATCGACTGGTGCGATCGCTCCACGACCAAGGCGATCCTCGGTGGCACGCTGACAATCGGGACGGACGGCAGCGGCACCTATGCGCTCGGCCGGATCCATCAGGAAAGCCTGGATAGCCTGATCGCGAGCGATGCGCGTCAGTACGCCGAGACGATCCGCCGGGATGTGCTGTGGCCGATGGTGGCCCTGAACTTCGGCATCACGGATCCGCGCCGGGCGCCGAGGTGGTACCTGGATCTCGACCAGGTCGGAGATTTCAAGGCGCTCGCCGAGACCCTGCCGACCTTTGTCGAGACGGGGATGAAGATCCCGATGTGGTGGTTTTACGAGAAATCCGGGATCCCGCGCGCGGCGCCGGGTGAACCGATCTGCCAACCGGTGCGGTCGCGTGCACCGCAAGCGGTGCGCCAGGCGCCCGCGCCGGCACGGGCGGCGGCTTCGCGGTCGCCTGCTCCCGTCGTGGAGCGTGTCGCCGACCCGATGTCTGCGCACGCCTTCGGGTTGAGTCTGCTGCCCTACCCAATCGCGGTGCCCGCCGATGACGGCGCGCCGCAGCCATACAAAGGAAAACCATCATGA